One Xyrauchen texanus isolate HMW12.3.18 chromosome 34, RBS_HiC_50CHRs, whole genome shotgun sequence genomic window carries:
- the LOC127628075 gene encoding uncharacterized protein LOC127628075, with translation MRPRSRLLVKRGMPTIREGYEELVQDLNQTNSQHTTTQDYFLSICHLARPTFPLHEPDCDILSIGPLDSPKPCFRLHSLRQHLQTPQPHTSRKEQNIARPAPSEPLQAQAPKEGNGCRGDGPGPADPLEYLYSHRGALALSTRRGSIPPRRPRSDTFPGVSSSPDTHRKGSCPELCLAETVTTPTVLQRSPLNRKKFDDSCLAARNGVPNDLNCTPAGLRGKSNCCMDKQTIVSHWITECRSAWKEARIHACMLPAIAEK, from the coding sequence ATGCGACCAAGGTCCAGATTACTGGTGAAACGTGGCATGCCCACCATCAGGGAGGGCTATGAGGAGCTGGTGCAGGACCTGAACCAGACTAACAGCCAACACACTACCACACAGGACTACTTCCTCTCCATCTGCCATCTGGCCCGGCCCACATTCCCTCTGCATGAGCCTGACTGTGACATCCTTTCCATCGGCCCTTTGGACTCCCCAAAACCCTGCTTCCGACTGCACAGCTTACGCCAACATCTACAAACTCCACAGCCGCACACCTCCCGCAAAGAGCAAAACATCGCCAGACCTGCTCCGTCAGAACCGCTGCAGGCCCAGGCCCCAAAGGAGGGCAATGGATGCAGAGGTGATGGCCCAGGCCCTGCAGATCCGCTAGAGTACCTCTACAGCCACAGAGGCGCACTAGCGCTCTCCACCAGGAGGGGGAGCATTCCTCCACGCAGGCCACGCAGTGACACCTTTCCAGGCGTCTCGTCTTCACCTGACACCCATCGCAAAGGCAGCTGTCCTGAGCTGTGCTTGGCCGAGACTGTCACTACGCCGACAGTCCTGCAGCGGTCGCCGCTCAACAGGAAGAAGTTTGATGACAGTTGCCTTGCTGCTCGCAATGGCGTGCCCAACGATCTCAATTGCACCCCTGCTGGATTGAGGGGAAAGAGCAATTGCTGCATGGACAAGCAGACCATTGTGTCCCACTGGATCACAGAGTGCCGCAGTGCATGGAAGGAGGCCCGCATTCATGCATGCATGCTGCCGGCTATTGCCGAGAAGTAA